From a region of the Hemibagrus wyckioides isolate EC202008001 linkage group LG06, SWU_Hwy_1.0, whole genome shotgun sequence genome:
- the LOC131353922 gene encoding uncharacterized protein LOC131353922 isoform X9: MASQGPGRKRTPNRNAVTPEEDALNVIAREAEARLAAKRAARAEAREIRMKELERQQKEIYQVQKKYYGLENLDNKWGDIEQWMEDSERYTRHSQRHVSVSDDEECMSLGSRSNVRLDLDSVGAQTGLSHTSTFNSHKNTKKKKKKTKNSSDISNGYDNDYRTNSSRGSLYESSLCSSSLRSNTRTLSEYSGLLGSSSRASSRASSRCASPVENSSSSGASFLRKAASSSGLRDLDHVTIPDLPNLDEGLDRDFFEKGPSRASTLSAATLTSLGGASSRKGSDSSSVTADTETSLQDIKEIHELKDQIQDVEAKYMQSLKELKDSLAQMEEKYRKAMVSNAQLDNEKSNLIYEVDTLKDSLMELEELLAETRRECEEKSKDLEREKHAHSILQFQFIEQKETLKQSEELLTKHGIVLGPDLCTNGEVEGNVSSGSACTELQHGSSVLGTQELQLFRDENVGGSRGGQFQHQQDFDHEVQENHLPPSVSGSSSESPVVAHYNNGGFGNDFNNSIAKIQNNVEKPQAACEGKAEEISKDNVIIEGMRTDQQEIPLHDNRSETIKEENQDFTEKLPCEIAEKDVVHLDETVVGDSQIKMISDSSPSAKIDTALNSQSASVSGKKKKKKRKNKQKQKQSSDEKAVRSEIGDENENQLAESSSVQTVEENSVCSEEAPINEKVPDNRNVDENIELMHKEAESLELQRPNTGPGSISNQTDCMSSADFFRTADSVKEIKIDVPAYDDPLERTTEELNASIGKYKILSNNGDAELKDIVAVCADFPESGFEVRPEKEETDTTSDVVEMETVDGMIHLDKTYALAETSTVTQLDDAVITNEVSEEGQEIATDTQLDDALVTDEMHEEGQETSTVAQLDDAVITNEVSEEGQVISTVTQLDDAVITNEVSEEGQVISTVTQLDDAVITNEVSKEGQVISTVTQLDDALVTDKVHKLEQDTSTVTQLDDAVITNEVSEEGQETSTVTQLDDALVTDKVPELEQDSSTVTQLDGVLVTDEVPEQGQEISTDTQLDDALVTDEIPEESQEISTVTQLDDALVTDEMHEEGQETSTVTQLDDAVITNEVSEEGQEISTVTQLDDALVTDKVPELEQDTSTVTQLDGVLVTDKIPEERQEISTVTQLDGVLVTDKIPEERQEISTVTQLDGVLVTDEVPEEELETSAVTQLNEAVVADKVPEKEQETSAVKQLDDGLVTAEVPEEEQETYKETQLDDTVVTDEAPKLEQETSTGTQLDDVLFTAEVPEVELETSAVTQLNEAVVANKVAEKEQETSAVKQLDDGLVTAEVPEEKQESQEPTQIDQEFKVEQDEGEVEYGESFECHQEHNNIPDHKVQTDEQNVSAEIAGVTAEQIATTGGNQNESQQHSLTGYEEQGPEGCEETGHFEHSERAKQETSPNDLLPETRELDEVADDVVLQEAGQNMREQEVSEVKEGTSETNKEDAKSGSKKESKKGKGKSKEDCKMS, encoded by the exons GAGGACAGTGAGCGGTATACACGCCACTCACAGAGACATGTTTCG GTGTCAGATGATGAAGAATGTATGTCGTTGGGGAGCAGGAGCAATGTACGG TTGGATTTGGATTCAGTTGGTGCACAGACTGGG TTATCCCATACATCTACGTTTAATTCTCACAAGaacacaaagaagaagaaaaagaagacgaAGAACTCTTCTGATATT AGTAACGGCTACGACAATGATTACAGAACGAATTCCAGTCGG GGATCTTTATATGAAAGCAGTCTCTGCAGTAGCTCTCTGCGCTCCAATACTCGTACT TTGTCAGAGTATAGTGGCCTATTGGGCTCAAGCTCCAGAGCATCATCCAGAGCGAGTTCCAGATGTGCTAGCCCAGTG GAAAATAGCAGCAGCTCAGGGGCCAGTTTTTTACGAAAGGCAGCTAGCAGCAGTGGCCTCAGAGACTTGGATCATGTGACCATTCCTGATCTGCCAAAT TTGGATGAGGGATTGGACAGAGATTTTTTCGAAAAG GGCCCCTCTCGAGCGTCTACTCTATCCGCCGCCACTCTGACTTCACTGGGCGGGGCTTCCTCACGCAAAGGAAGTGACAGTTCCTCTGTCACTGCAGATACAGAGACATCCTTACAGGATATTAAG GAAATTCATGAACTGAAGGATCAGATCCAGGATGTCGAGGCCAAATACATGCAGAGCCTCAAAGAACTCAAG GATTCTTTGGCACAGATGGAGGAGAAATACCGCAAGGCCATGGTGTCTAATGCGCAGTTGGATAATGAGAAATCTAATCTGATATATGAGGTGGATACTTTGAAAGACTCGCTGATGGAGCTAGAAGAGCTTCTTGCTGAGACTCGGCGAGAGTGTGAGGAGAAGAGTAAG GATCTGGAGCGAGAGAAGCATGCCCACAGTATACTGCAGTTTCAGTTCATCGAGCAAAAAGAAACACTGAAGCAAAGTGAAGAGCTGCTGACT AAACATGGCATTGTCCTTGGACCAGACCTGTGCACCAATGGAGAAGTGGAAGGAAATGTGAGCAGTGGGTCTGCCTGCACCGAACTGCAGCATGGGAGCAGTGTATTAG GCACTCAGGAGTTGCAGCTGTTTAGAGATGAAAATGTAGGGGGCTCCAGAGGTGGCCAGTTCCAACACCAACAGGATTTTGACCATGAAGTTCAAGAGAATCACCTGCCTCCATCTGTCTCTGGCAGTTCTTCTGAATCTCCTGTAGTAGCACATTATAATAATGGGGGTTTTGGAAATGATTTCAATAACAGCATAGCAAAAATTCAAAACAATGTTGAAAAACCTCAGGCTGCGTGTGAGGGTAAAGCAGAGGAAATTTCAAAAGATAATGTTATTATTGAAGGCATGAGAACAGATCAGCAAGAGATTCCACTGCATGATAACAGAAGTGAGACTATAAAAGAGGAAAATCAAGATTTCACAGAAAAACTCCCATGTGAGATAGCAGAAAAGGATGTAGTCCACCTAGATGAAACTGTAGTTGGAGATTCTCAGATCAAAATGATTTCTGACAGTTCACCATCAGCAAAAATAGACACAGCATTGAATTCCCAAAGTGCCAGTGTttcaggaaaaaagaagaagaaaaaaaggaaaaataaacagaaacaaaagcaGAGCTCCGATGAAAAAGCAGTTCGTTCAGAAATTGGGGATGAGAATGAAAACCAGCTCGCAGAGAGCAGTTCAGTTCAGACAGTAGAGGAAAACTCAGTATGTTCAGAAGAAGCACCCATAAATGAGAAAGTACCAGATAACAGGAATGTTGATGAAAACATAGAGCTGATGCACAAAGAAGCAGAATCTCTAGAACTACAAAGACCTAATACCGGCCCTGGATCAATCAGTAATCAGACTGATTGCATGAGCAGCGCCGATTTTTTCCGAACTGCGGACTCCGTAAAGGAAATTAAGATTGACGTCCCTGCTTACGACGATCCGCTGGAAAGAACTACTGAAGAGTTAAATGCCTCTATTGGCAAATACAAAATCTTAAGCAACAATGGTGATGCTGAGCTGAAAGACATTGTTGCCGTCTGTGCTGATTTTCCTGAATCTGGTTTTGAGGTAAGACCTGAGAAAGAGGAAACTGACACTACCTCAGATGTAGTGGAAATGGAAACAGTTGATGGGATGATTCACCTTGATAAAACATACGCCCTTGCCGAAACATCCACAGTCACGCAGCTGGATGACGCTGTAATTACAAATGAAGTATCCGAAGAGGGGCAAGAAATagccacagacacacagctggATGATGCTTTAGTTACAGATGAAATGCATGAAGAGGGGCAAGAAACATCCACAGTCGCACAGCTGGATGACGCTGTAATTACAAATGAAGTATCTGAAGAGGGGCAAGTAATATCCACAGTCACACAGCTGGATGACGCTGTAATTACAAATGAAGTATCCGAAGAGGGGCAAGTAATATCCACAGTCACACAGCTGGATGACGCTGTAATTACAAATGAAGTATCCAAAGAGGGGCAAGTAATATCCACAGTCACACAGCTGGATGATGCTTTAGTTACAGATAAAGTACACAAACTGGAGCAGGATACTTCCACAGTCACACAGCTGGATGACGCTGTAATTACAAATGAAGTATCTGAAGAGGGGCAAGAAACATCCACAGTCACACAGCTGGATGATGCTTTAGTTACAGATAAAGTACCTGAATTGGAGCAGGATTCTTCCACAGTCACACAGCTGGATGGCGTTTTAGTTACAGATGAAGTGCCTGAACAGGGGCAAGAAAtatccacagacacacagctggATGATGCTTTAGTTACAGATGAAATACCTGAAGAGAGTCAAGAAATATCCACAGTCACACAGCTAGATGATGCTTTAGTTACAGATGAAATGCATGAAGAGGGGCAAGAAACATCCACAGTCACACAGCTGGATGACGCTGTAATTACAAATGAAGTATCCGAAGAGGGGCAAGAAATATCCACGGTCACACAGCTGGATGATGCTTTAGTTACAGATAAAGTACCCGAATTGGAGCAGGATACTTCCACAGTCACACAGCTGGATGGTGTTTTAGTTACAGATAAAATACCTGAAGAGAGGCAAGAAATATCCACAGTCACACAGCTGGATGGTGTTTTAGTTACAGATAAAATACCTGAAGAGAGGCAAGAAATTTCCACAGTCACACAGCTGGATGGTGTTTTAGTTACAGATGAAGTGCCTGAAGAGGAGCTCGAAACATCTGCAGTTACACAGCTGAATGAGGCTGTAGTTGCAGATAAAGTACCTGAAAAGGAGCAAGAAACATCTGCAGTCAAACAGCTGGATGATGGTTTAGTTACAGCTGAAGTACCTGAAGAGGAGCAAGAAACATATAAAGAGACACAGCTGGATGACACTGTAGTTACAGATGAAGCACCCAAATTGGAGCAAGAAACATCCACAGGCACACAGCTGGATGACGTTTTATTTACAGCTGAAGTGCCTGAAGTGGAGCTAGAAACATCTGCAGTTACACAGCTGAATGAGGCTGTAGTTGCAAATAAAGTAGCTGAAAAGGAGCAAGAAACATCTGCAGTCAAACAGCTGGATGATGGTTTAGTTACAGCTGAAGTACCTGAAGAGAAGCAAGAATCACAGGAACCAACACAAATAGATCAGGAATTCAAAGTAGAACAGGATGAAGGTGAGGTAGAGTATGGAGAATCTTTTGAGTGTCATCAAGAACACAATAACATTCCTGACCACAAGgtacagacagatgaacagaatGTCTCAGCAGAGATAGCGGGTGTAACTGCAGAGCAGATAGCCACAACAGGGGGAAATCAGAACGAAAGTCAGCAACACTCTTTAACAGGATATGAGGAACAAGGACCTGAAGGCTGCGAAGAAACGGGGCATTTTGAGCACAGTGAAAGAGCCAAGCAGGAAACAAGTCCTAACGATCTGCTTCCTGAGACACGAGAGTTAGATGAGGTGGCTGATGATGTTGTTCTGCAAGAAGCAGGTCAGAATATGAGAGAGCAGGAAGTCAGTGAAGTCAAAGAGGGTACGTCTGAAACAAACAAGGAGGATGCAAAAAGTGGCTCCAAAAAGGAAAGCAAGAAAGGGAAGGGGAAGAGTAAAGAGGACTGCAAAATGTCCTAA
- the LOC131353922 gene encoding uncharacterized protein LOC131353922 isoform X3, translated as MASQGPGRKRTPNRNAVTPEEDALNVIAREAEARLAAKRAARAEAREIRMKELERQQKEIYQVQKKYYGLENLDNKWGDIEQWMEDSERYTRHSQRHVSVSDDEECMSLGSRSNVRLDLDSVGAQTGLSHTSTFNSHKNTKKKKKKTKNSSDISNGYDNDYRTNSSRLSEYSGLLGSSSRASSRASSRCASPVENSSSSGASFLRKAASSSGLRDLDHVTIPDLPNLDEGLDRDFFEKGPSRASTLSAATLTSLGGASSRKGSDSSSVTADTETSLQDIKEIHELKDQIQDVEAKYMQSLKELKDSLAQMEEKYRKAMVSNAQLDNEKSNLIYEVDTLKDSLMELEELLAETRRECEEKSKDLEREKHAHSILQFQFIEQKETLKQSEELLTEIRQLHFKQEGFVREISDLQETIEWKDKKIGALEKQKEYSDAIRTERDELRDEVVQLKDILKKHGIVLGPDLCTNGEVEGNVSSGSACTELQHGSSVLGTQELQLFRDENVGGSRGGQFQHQQDFDHEVQENHLPPSVSGSSSESPVVAHYNNGGFGNDFNNSIAKIQNNVEKPQAACEGKAEEISKDNVIIEGMRTDQQEIPLHDNRSETIKEENQDFTEKLPCEIAEKDVVHLDETVVGDSQIKMISDSSPSAKIDTALNSQSASVSGKKKKKKRKNKQKQKQSSDEKAVRSEIGDENENQLAESSSVQTVEENSVCSEEAPINEKVPDNRNVDENIELMHKEAESLELQRPNTGPGSISNQTDCMSSADFFRTADSVKEIKIDVPAYDDPLERTTEELNASIGKYKILSNNGDAELKDIVAVCADFPESGFEVRPEKEETDTTSDVVEMETVDGMIHLDKTYALAETSTVTQLDDAVITNEVSEEGQEIATDTQLDDALVTDEMHEEGQETSTVAQLDDAVITNEVSEEGQVISTVTQLDDAVITNEVSEEGQVISTVTQLDDAVITNEVSKEGQVISTVTQLDDALVTDKVHKLEQDTSTVTQLDDAVITNEVSEEGQETSTVTQLDDALVTDKVPELEQDSSTVTQLDGVLVTDEVPEQGQEISTDTQLDDALVTDEIPEESQEISTVTQLDDALVTDEMHEEGQETSTVTQLDDAVITNEVSEEGQEISTVTQLDDALVTDKVPELEQDTSTVTQLDGVLVTDKIPEERQEISTVTQLDGVLVTDKIPEERQEISTVTQLDGVLVTDEVPEEELETSAVTQLNEAVVADKVPEKEQETSAVKQLDDGLVTAEVPEEEQETYKETQLDDTVVTDEAPKLEQETSTGTQLDDVLFTAEVPEVELETSAVTQLNEAVVANKVAEKEQETSAVKQLDDGLVTAEVPEEKQESQEPTQIDQEFKVEQDEGEVEYGESFECHQEHNNIPDHKVQTDEQNVSAEIAGVTAEQIATTGGNQNESQQHSLTGYEEQGPEGCEETGHFEHSERAKQETSPNDLLPETRELDEVADDVVLQEAGQNMREQEVSEVKEGTSETNKEDAKSGSKKESKKGKGKSKEDCKMS; from the exons GAGGACAGTGAGCGGTATACACGCCACTCACAGAGACATGTTTCG GTGTCAGATGATGAAGAATGTATGTCGTTGGGGAGCAGGAGCAATGTACGG TTGGATTTGGATTCAGTTGGTGCACAGACTGGG TTATCCCATACATCTACGTTTAATTCTCACAAGaacacaaagaagaagaaaaagaagacgaAGAACTCTTCTGATATT AGTAACGGCTACGACAATGATTACAGAACGAATTCCAGTCGG TTGTCAGAGTATAGTGGCCTATTGGGCTCAAGCTCCAGAGCATCATCCAGAGCGAGTTCCAGATGTGCTAGCCCAGTG GAAAATAGCAGCAGCTCAGGGGCCAGTTTTTTACGAAAGGCAGCTAGCAGCAGTGGCCTCAGAGACTTGGATCATGTGACCATTCCTGATCTGCCAAAT TTGGATGAGGGATTGGACAGAGATTTTTTCGAAAAG GGCCCCTCTCGAGCGTCTACTCTATCCGCCGCCACTCTGACTTCACTGGGCGGGGCTTCCTCACGCAAAGGAAGTGACAGTTCCTCTGTCACTGCAGATACAGAGACATCCTTACAGGATATTAAG GAAATTCATGAACTGAAGGATCAGATCCAGGATGTCGAGGCCAAATACATGCAGAGCCTCAAAGAACTCAAG GATTCTTTGGCACAGATGGAGGAGAAATACCGCAAGGCCATGGTGTCTAATGCGCAGTTGGATAATGAGAAATCTAATCTGATATATGAGGTGGATACTTTGAAAGACTCGCTGATGGAGCTAGAAGAGCTTCTTGCTGAGACTCGGCGAGAGTGTGAGGAGAAGAGTAAG GATCTGGAGCGAGAGAAGCATGCCCACAGTATACTGCAGTTTCAGTTCATCGAGCAAAAAGAAACACTGAAGCAAAGTGAAGAGCTGCTGACT GAGATTCGTCAATTACACTTCAAACAAGAGGGCTTTGTTAGGGAGATTTCTGACCTGCAGGAAACTATTGAATGGAAGGATAAGAAAATTGGG GCCTTAGAGAAGCAGAAAGAGTATTCTGATGCCATTCGAACTGAGCGGGATGAGCTCAGGGATGAGGTGGTTCAACtcaaagacattttaaag AAACATGGCATTGTCCTTGGACCAGACCTGTGCACCAATGGAGAAGTGGAAGGAAATGTGAGCAGTGGGTCTGCCTGCACCGAACTGCAGCATGGGAGCAGTGTATTAG GCACTCAGGAGTTGCAGCTGTTTAGAGATGAAAATGTAGGGGGCTCCAGAGGTGGCCAGTTCCAACACCAACAGGATTTTGACCATGAAGTTCAAGAGAATCACCTGCCTCCATCTGTCTCTGGCAGTTCTTCTGAATCTCCTGTAGTAGCACATTATAATAATGGGGGTTTTGGAAATGATTTCAATAACAGCATAGCAAAAATTCAAAACAATGTTGAAAAACCTCAGGCTGCGTGTGAGGGTAAAGCAGAGGAAATTTCAAAAGATAATGTTATTATTGAAGGCATGAGAACAGATCAGCAAGAGATTCCACTGCATGATAACAGAAGTGAGACTATAAAAGAGGAAAATCAAGATTTCACAGAAAAACTCCCATGTGAGATAGCAGAAAAGGATGTAGTCCACCTAGATGAAACTGTAGTTGGAGATTCTCAGATCAAAATGATTTCTGACAGTTCACCATCAGCAAAAATAGACACAGCATTGAATTCCCAAAGTGCCAGTGTttcaggaaaaaagaagaagaaaaaaaggaaaaataaacagaaacaaaagcaGAGCTCCGATGAAAAAGCAGTTCGTTCAGAAATTGGGGATGAGAATGAAAACCAGCTCGCAGAGAGCAGTTCAGTTCAGACAGTAGAGGAAAACTCAGTATGTTCAGAAGAAGCACCCATAAATGAGAAAGTACCAGATAACAGGAATGTTGATGAAAACATAGAGCTGATGCACAAAGAAGCAGAATCTCTAGAACTACAAAGACCTAATACCGGCCCTGGATCAATCAGTAATCAGACTGATTGCATGAGCAGCGCCGATTTTTTCCGAACTGCGGACTCCGTAAAGGAAATTAAGATTGACGTCCCTGCTTACGACGATCCGCTGGAAAGAACTACTGAAGAGTTAAATGCCTCTATTGGCAAATACAAAATCTTAAGCAACAATGGTGATGCTGAGCTGAAAGACATTGTTGCCGTCTGTGCTGATTTTCCTGAATCTGGTTTTGAGGTAAGACCTGAGAAAGAGGAAACTGACACTACCTCAGATGTAGTGGAAATGGAAACAGTTGATGGGATGATTCACCTTGATAAAACATACGCCCTTGCCGAAACATCCACAGTCACGCAGCTGGATGACGCTGTAATTACAAATGAAGTATCCGAAGAGGGGCAAGAAATagccacagacacacagctggATGATGCTTTAGTTACAGATGAAATGCATGAAGAGGGGCAAGAAACATCCACAGTCGCACAGCTGGATGACGCTGTAATTACAAATGAAGTATCTGAAGAGGGGCAAGTAATATCCACAGTCACACAGCTGGATGACGCTGTAATTACAAATGAAGTATCCGAAGAGGGGCAAGTAATATCCACAGTCACACAGCTGGATGACGCTGTAATTACAAATGAAGTATCCAAAGAGGGGCAAGTAATATCCACAGTCACACAGCTGGATGATGCTTTAGTTACAGATAAAGTACACAAACTGGAGCAGGATACTTCCACAGTCACACAGCTGGATGACGCTGTAATTACAAATGAAGTATCTGAAGAGGGGCAAGAAACATCCACAGTCACACAGCTGGATGATGCTTTAGTTACAGATAAAGTACCTGAATTGGAGCAGGATTCTTCCACAGTCACACAGCTGGATGGCGTTTTAGTTACAGATGAAGTGCCTGAACAGGGGCAAGAAAtatccacagacacacagctggATGATGCTTTAGTTACAGATGAAATACCTGAAGAGAGTCAAGAAATATCCACAGTCACACAGCTAGATGATGCTTTAGTTACAGATGAAATGCATGAAGAGGGGCAAGAAACATCCACAGTCACACAGCTGGATGACGCTGTAATTACAAATGAAGTATCCGAAGAGGGGCAAGAAATATCCACGGTCACACAGCTGGATGATGCTTTAGTTACAGATAAAGTACCCGAATTGGAGCAGGATACTTCCACAGTCACACAGCTGGATGGTGTTTTAGTTACAGATAAAATACCTGAAGAGAGGCAAGAAATATCCACAGTCACACAGCTGGATGGTGTTTTAGTTACAGATAAAATACCTGAAGAGAGGCAAGAAATTTCCACAGTCACACAGCTGGATGGTGTTTTAGTTACAGATGAAGTGCCTGAAGAGGAGCTCGAAACATCTGCAGTTACACAGCTGAATGAGGCTGTAGTTGCAGATAAAGTACCTGAAAAGGAGCAAGAAACATCTGCAGTCAAACAGCTGGATGATGGTTTAGTTACAGCTGAAGTACCTGAAGAGGAGCAAGAAACATATAAAGAGACACAGCTGGATGACACTGTAGTTACAGATGAAGCACCCAAATTGGAGCAAGAAACATCCACAGGCACACAGCTGGATGACGTTTTATTTACAGCTGAAGTGCCTGAAGTGGAGCTAGAAACATCTGCAGTTACACAGCTGAATGAGGCTGTAGTTGCAAATAAAGTAGCTGAAAAGGAGCAAGAAACATCTGCAGTCAAACAGCTGGATGATGGTTTAGTTACAGCTGAAGTACCTGAAGAGAAGCAAGAATCACAGGAACCAACACAAATAGATCAGGAATTCAAAGTAGAACAGGATGAAGGTGAGGTAGAGTATGGAGAATCTTTTGAGTGTCATCAAGAACACAATAACATTCCTGACCACAAGgtacagacagatgaacagaatGTCTCAGCAGAGATAGCGGGTGTAACTGCAGAGCAGATAGCCACAACAGGGGGAAATCAGAACGAAAGTCAGCAACACTCTTTAACAGGATATGAGGAACAAGGACCTGAAGGCTGCGAAGAAACGGGGCATTTTGAGCACAGTGAAAGAGCCAAGCAGGAAACAAGTCCTAACGATCTGCTTCCTGAGACACGAGAGTTAGATGAGGTGGCTGATGATGTTGTTCTGCAAGAAGCAGGTCAGAATATGAGAGAGCAGGAAGTCAGTGAAGTCAAAGAGGGTACGTCTGAAACAAACAAGGAGGATGCAAAAAGTGGCTCCAAAAAGGAAAGCAAGAAAGGGAAGGGGAAGAGTAAAGAGGACTGCAAAATGTCCTAA